DNA sequence from the Schistocerca americana isolate TAMUIC-IGC-003095 chromosome 2, iqSchAmer2.1, whole genome shotgun sequence genome:
AGTGGTTACCCAGCGGAAACCGCTAGACTTTTGATTGCGAAAGGTGCTAGTGTGAATGCGAGGGACAAGATTGGAAGAACACCCTTGCACTTTGCTGCAGAGAACAATTTTACCGATGTAGTTACCATCCTCATCAAGAACAAAGCTGACGTGAATGTCACTGACAGTCGAAGGTGGACACCATTGCATTGCGCCGCTTACGAGGGTCATTGGGATACTATAAAAATTCTTATCGCTAGTGGTGCTGAAATTGATCCGAGGACAGAAAAGCAGACAACACCATTGCATTTCGCAGCGGACTACTGGCACGTCGAAGCAGTGAAATACCTTTTGGCAGAAGGAGCAGCAGTTAACGCAGCTGACAACACAGACTGGACGCCGCTTCACTTTGCAGCTGATGAGCGTTCCACCCAAATCACTCCGAAAAGGTCGGGACACTCAGGTACACAGGCGCCGGATTCGAAACTAAACACTATGAAAGCTCTCATTGAAAacggagcagatataaatgcaaaggGAAGCAACGATGAAACAGCTCTGCATGTAGCCGTAGAGTATGGCGATCCAGTAGTTGCTAGGTACCTATTAGAGAATGGTGCATACTACAACGCAATTAGGCAATCTTTGTTTGGTACCATAACAGCATCAGACATTGCTGCGGTAAAAAGACACGAGAATGTAAATGCTTTATTCCGTGCTACAGAAAAGCTGTTTCAAGCTGTGAAAAGAGCCAAGTGTGctgaaattgaaaaatgttttCAAGAAGGGGCATCAGCCAACAGCAGAAGTATCCAGTATGAAACACCGCTTATATATGCATCTTGGAAAGGAAATTTAGCCGTTGTTAATGTTTTGCTTAAAAATGGAGCGGGTATTAATTTGAGCAATAGTAGTGGCATTACTGCTCTGCATTATGCAGCAAAGTTTGGGCATCATGAAATATTGTGCACTTTATTGCAACATGGTGCAGTATACAATGCAAAAACCAAAGCAGGCAGAAAAACACCACTACATTTCGCTCAAGAAGGAGGACAAAAAGAAGTCACAGAGACTCTAAACCTGATTGAAAGCATGTTTAGTAGAATAAGCAAAAATGATAACACAGTGCTGGAAGAGTTAAATGAATTAAAGGATATAAAGTACGCTGAATTTCTTGcaataaaaaactgcaaaaatgtaaataaagaaactCTGTCACAAATAGCTTCAAAAAATGGATATGATGAACTTTGTAAATTGTTTTCTGATTTGTAATGGTGTACTGCTTGTTTGCTACTCATTTATGTCAGTGAATGGTTTTGATTAAAGTAAGGTGTAGTTATATTGCATGCTACTGATTTTCTGAGATTTTATACACTGGAAAATTATATTTTAGTGTTTTTGTAACCTGCAAAGTAGCCATCATTAGCAGTTTCATGGAAGGCAAAATTGCTTCACAGTGTAATGGCAATCTATGTACATTCAAGATGTTTAAATTGTTATCTTTTACTTCATTCTATTACTGGTTAACTGACAAACAAAAAGTAAACATTTGCACATCTGGCATTGCTTACCAGATGGCTTGAATACTCCTCTGAATCAGTGCTTATGTTACTGTTTGCTACCAAGAATTATCTAATTTAAAGCATTTCAGAAGTTCACAGTCTTCACTTTTGTGTGAATTTTCATTATGTGAGTTTTTGTTAGTGAACTGATACCATTTTGTGTGTTACTTCCATAACAGTCTGGGTGTCTGTTATTACTGTACATATTTAATAATCTCTCTCACTACACTCTTGGAAGCACGTGAAAACAATCAGTAACTTAACTACTGGTAATTATTTGAATCCTCACAAGGCTTATAATTTTCTTAACAATGCATCAATTACTCACTCCATTAACTGAGAAAAACAAGTTCGAGATAAGTTTCATACTGGAGAtatattgtaaaataataaaaatacaatgTATTGAAATAACAATGTGAACGAGATGCTGCATAGATGAAGGCTATACTGTAGCTGTTATTTATAAGCCATATGGATCTCACTGTACtcatttttgtaataatttaataAAGTCTTTCAATAATTGATGTAAAATTTCCATAACTTGAATGTTTTTATAATCTGAGAGGAATCTGTTTCAAGTAGGAACACTGTAGCCTTCATACTAGGCTAAAGCTCTGAAGCTATTACCTTTTCGTAACAGTGAAGGCTGATGGGTATCACACCATAAAATCAACTAAACATGTCAGATGTTTTCAATAATAAATAAGAAGTAATGCcctttatgtaaaaaaaatttcttaaatgtATTGTAACAAGAGCTAGTCAATAGAAAAATGAATTTGTATTTTGCCTATGCATGTTGGTAATATTTATATGCTTTACTATCAGTTACTTGAATTTGCAAAAACTAGTCACAGATTTGGAGCCATTTTTGTCTCAACATCTATTGTTGTGTGTGCAGCATTTACAGTACTTTtataatagaaaataaaaattgcaaataaCATCCAAGTAACTTTCTTGGACATAGAGAATGTGTACCATAAACAACTAGTTACATAAAAAATAGGTGCAGTCCTCACAGTTATACAATTAGAGTCATGATTCAGGTACAGATAGCAGCAGTATTGATTAAAACTGGAAGTGATCATAAATGCAGGACACAAATGGAAACTTActgctaatccaaattttttttcatttatgtttgaATTTAAGTAAGTCTCATGCTAGTGAAAGCTTCAAATTTGCACTACAGTATTATTTCTTGATTGTGGTTCCAGTATACAGAAACTATAAAATGATGAGGAAAATTGTTTAACAGTAATGGGGTCTGGCAAAAAGCCTATAGATGAAtagtttattcatttaattttttgaGTAGAGTCAACAAAAATAACTATTGCAAACACCAGTGTTGTTTACATAATTATGAAGATGTTCATTAAAGtacaaacaaaacaaatagttgatataaATCAGCAAGACTATAATACAAGCACACAAAGGGAATGTGGTGTCAAAGAAGTAGGTATAcaactaaaatatttctaataCAAACTGTAAGATCACTTGTTTTCAACTTAGAATTCAGACAGAGAGTACAAACATTTCTTTGCCAGGAATAATTTGAGTTTCGTTTTAAAGATTTTTCCATCATAGGCACCTAAGTCTTTTGGCAATTTGTTAAACTAAATTTGACCACTGATGTATGGGCTGCAAtctgttatttttaaatttgttctttgcCTAAGGTACCGATTTTTATTTCTAGAGTTGTGGTCATGTATGTTGTTGCATCTTCTTGAATCTTTTTgacaatttacaaaaaataaaattaccttttatAAATACAGGGAATACACTGTAGGCCTAAGGTACTTATGTTGCACAAAAATCTCTCTAACAGAATCATTATGACCCTGATCATGCATTATTCTAATTGCCTTCTTCTGCAACCACATTAATCTGTCGAGGTGTGTATCAGCAGCACAGCCCCGAAGTTCAGTACCATAATTTAGTAAAGGATATATTGTTCCATAGTAAGCAGTTTGAATAGTAGGGTTTGTAACTATTTTTGCAAGATGACTGAGTAGGTATAATCCACTACTAATCTTTCCACACACAAAGTTAATATGATTTGACCACCACAAGTTTTTGTGTAAGTATAGGCCCAAGAAATTTGCAGCTATTAGTGTGTGCTGCCTCAATTCCATATACATAATTTATAGAGAGATGATGAGAGTTAACAGTCTTGAATGAtaataattgtgatcttttaacaTTGGCCTTAAGCTCTTGTTCTTGAAAGTAATTAATTATAGTTATTACTCCATCTGTTGCAGAAGGTGTAAGTTCACAGGTATTTTTGCCAAAAAACAACAGAGATGTGTCATCTGTGTAGCTCACTATTATGGAATTTTGTGGCTCTGTGACATCATTCTCATAGACTAGAAAGAGAAGTGGCCAACAATAGATCCCTAGGGGCTCCTTGTTTGACAGTTTCATTATAAGACTGGGCGGTTGCGACTCTGTCATTAATTTGGTATATAAgctttgtgcactgcttccagtttgTCAAGTAGTTGGTTAGCAGTAGTACTGCTGAATCTTTTAAGCCATATGCCTGAAGTTTCTTTATTAACAGGTCAAGTTTAACTGAATCAAATGCCTTGGTAAGATCAAGGAATATGGCTGTTGCCAAATTTCCTTCATCTGGTGCATGACTGCTATGATAGTGCTGTGGTTTTTCCTGAAatcatgttgtgtttcagtgagagGCTATTTGTTGTGAAGTAGTCACCGAGTTGTGAAAGTAAAACACGTGAAAGTAAAAcacgtgttgttgtggtcttcagtactgagactggtttgatgcagcactccatgctactctattctgtgcaagctgcttcatctctcagtacataCTGCaggccacatccttctgaatctgcttagtgtattcatctcttggtcttcctctaagatttttaccctccacgctgccctccaatactaaattgctgatcacttgatgcctaagaacatgtcctaccaactgatcccttcttctagtcaagttgtgctacaaactcctcttctccccaattcttttcaatacctcctcattagttatgtgatctacccatctaatcttcagcattcttctgtagcaccacatttcaaaagcttctgttctcttcttgtccaaactatttatcgtccatgcttcacttccatacatggctacactccatacaaatactttcagaaactacttcctgacaattaaatctatactcgatgttaacaaatttctctttccttgccattgctagtctacattttatatcctctttacttcgaccatcatcagttattttgctccccaactaacaaaactactttactgttttaagtgtctcatttcctaatctaattccctcagcatcacccaagttaactcgactacattccattattctcgttttgattttggtgatgttcatcttatatcctcgtttcaagaaactgtccattgtgttcaactgctcttccaaatcctttgctgtctctgacagaattacaaagtcatcggcgaacctcaaagtttttattttttctccatggattttaatacctactccaaatttttcttttgtttcctttactgcttgctcaaaatacagattgaataacatcggggataggctacaaccctgtcccactcccttcccaaccactgcttccctttcatttccctcgactcttataactgccatctggtttctgtacaaattgtaaatagcctttcgctccctgtattttacccctgccaccttcagagtattccagtcaacattgtcaaaagctttctctaagtctacaaacactagaaacgtaggtttgccttttcttaatctagcttctaagataagtcatagggtcagtatagcgtcacatattccaatatttctacggaatccaaactgatcttccccaagatcagcttctaccagtttttccattcgtctgtaaagaattcatgttagtattttgcagccgtgacttattaaactgataattcggtaattttcacatctgtcaacacctgctttctttgtgatggtaattattatattcttctagaagtctgagggtatttcgcctgtcccatacattttgctcaccagatggtagagttctgtcaggactggctctcccaaggctgtcagtagttccaatggaatattgtctactcctggggccttgtttcgactcaggtctttcagtgctctgtcaaactcttcacacagtatcatatctcccatttcattttcatctacatcctcttccatttccataatattgtcctcaagaacatcgcccttgtatagaccctctgcatactccttccacctttctgctttcccttctttgcttagaactgggtttccatctgagctcttgatattcatacaagtggtactcttctctccaaatgtctctttaattttcctgtaggcactatctatcttacccctagtgagataagcctctacatccttacatttgtcctctagccatccctgcttagccattttgcacttcctgtcgatctcatttttgagacgtttgtattccttcatGCCTGCgtaatttactgcaattttatattttcttctttcatcaattaaattcaatatttcttctgttacccaagaatttctactagccctcgtctttttacctacttgatcctctgctgccttcactacttcatccctcaaagctacccatccttcttgtactatatttctttcccccattcctgtcaattgttccattatgctctccctgaaactctgtacaacctctggttctttcagtttatccaggtcccatctccttaaattcccatctctttgtagtttcttcagttttaatctacagttcataaccaatagattttggtcagagtctacatctgcccctggaagtgtcttgaaatttaaaatctggttcctaaatctctgtcttaccattacgtaatctatctgaaacctttcagtatctccaggcttcttacatgtatacaaccttcttttatgattcttgaaccaagtgttagctatgattaagttatgctctgtgcaaaattctaccagggagcttcctctttcatttcttacctccaatccatattcacgtactacgtttccttctcttccttttcctactatcgaattccagtcacccatgactattaaattttcgtctcccttcactgtctgaataatttcttttatctcatcatacatttcttcaatctctttgtcatctgtggagctagttggcatataaacttgtactactgtggtaggtgttggcttcatgtcaatcttggctataataatgcattcactgtgctgttcgtaatagcttacccgcacttcaatttttttattcattattaaacctactcctgcattatctctatttgattttgtatttataagcctgtatgcacctgaccaaaagtcttgttcctcctgccaccgaacttccctaattcccactatatctaactttaacctatccatttccctttttaaattttctaaccacctgtctgattaagggatctgacattcaactctccggtctgtagaatgccagttttctttctcctgataacgatgtcctcttgaggaatCCCTGctcagagattcgaatgggggactattttgcctccggaatattttacccaagaggatgccatcatcatttaaccatacagtaaagctgcatgccttcgggaaaaattacggctgaagtttaccctttcttccagctgtttgcagtaccatcacagcaaggccgttttggttaatgttacaaggccagatcagtcaatcatccagactgttgcccctgcaactactgaaaaggctgctgcccctcttcaggaaccacacgtttgtctggcttgtcAACAGATACCtcaccattgtggttgcacctacaatacggctgtctgtatcgctgaggcacgcaagcctccccaccaactgcaaggtctatggttcatgggggggaggggaggggggagcaaaACATATTAAAAGAT
Encoded proteins:
- the LOC124594431 gene encoding ankyrin-3-like, which codes for MYANNTIREFHSAVRAGNFQDVMDMLTKGADVEAADIFKVRALHIAAEQGHLDILKELIARGCKVNAQASCSTPLFKELERGMTPLHLATRHADPMITLTLISAGANVNAKSSSKVSPLHLAAQYGHLPVVKALVTANADVNAEDNKKVTPLFFAVAQNFEDVAEFLIQSRARVNARNAERGTPLHFAAERGNVNITKLLIQNKAAINSETLEGFTPLHVAIQNRQAAVSQFLINSGADVNARDNERWTPLHNAAYSGYPAETARLLIAKGASVNARDKIGRTPLHFAAENNFTDVVTILIKNKADVNVTDSRRWTPLHCAAYEGHWDTIKILIASGAEIDPRTEKQTTPLHFAADYWHVEAVKYLLAEGAAVNAADNTDWTPLHFAADERSTQITPKRSGHSGTQAPDSKLNTMKALIENGADINAKGSNDETALHVAVEYGDPVVARYLLENGAYYNAIRQSLFGTITASDIAAVKRHENVNALFRATEKLFQAVKRAKCAEIEKCFQEGASANSRSIQYETPLIYASWKGNLAVVNVLLKNGAGINLSNSSGITALHYAAKFGHHEILCTLLQHGAVYNAKTKAGRKTPLHFAQEGGQKEVTETLNLIESMFSRISKNDNTVLEELNELKDIKYAEFLAIKNCKNVNKETLSQIASKNGYDELCKLFSDL